A window from Populus trichocarpa isolate Nisqually-1 chromosome 3, P.trichocarpa_v4.1, whole genome shotgun sequence encodes these proteins:
- the LOC18097012 gene encoding protein FAR-RED IMPAIRED RESPONSE 1 isoform X1, whose protein sequence is MGIDLEQPSGEYHKEDRRPNVNVNTVDGGDGGHERDQIIVNSPDIGGNGCEKTGTVINGRVLDGRKKPNAGDGINLNSVKDAEPHDGMEFESKDEAFSFYKEYAKSVGFSTITKASRRSRISGKFIDAKFVCTRYGTKRDTSTIELPQPVSNADAATSLPVKRKRGRINQSWSKTDCKACMHVKRRQQDGRWVVRSFIKEHNHEIFPDQAYYFRGHRNLNLGNDNVDALHAIRARTKKLYVAMSRQSSGHRKHENLKGGVTNPSGNTKHLALDEGDAQAMLDHFMHMQDENPNFFYAIDLNEEQQLRNVFWVDAKGRLDYGNFGDVIFFDTTYLKNEYKLPFAPFIGVNHHFQFLLLGCALVADETKTTYVWLMRAWLRAMGGHAPRVILTDQDNALKEAIQEVFPNSRHCFCLWHVFSKIPEKLSYVTRQHENFMLKFKKCIFKSWTSEQFEKRWWKMVEIFNLRNDVWFQSLYEDRQRWIPVFMIDNFLAGMSTTQRSESINTLFDRYMQRKTTLKEFLELQKAMLQEKFEEEAKADFETWHKQPGLKSPSPFGKQMASIYTHAIFKKFQVEVLGVVACHPRKETEDGETQTFKVQDFEDNQYFIVVWNEMTSYLSCSCRLFEFNGFLCRHVLIVMQMSGLHSIPSQYILKRWTKDAKSRQIMREESDVVESRVQRYNDLCRRAFKLGDEGSLSQESYNIAFNALEEALRKCESVNNSIQNIIEPTSPPSNGPLDYDEVNQAHGATKTNKKKDTSRKKQVHPDPEVIPIRMHDSWQQMEQLNSRVPTLDGYFGSQQTGQGMGQLNAIASSRDDCYSNPHSMQGLGQLNATAPNDDAHYMMQQRMQGMGQIQFRPQTIPSFFDVQDGLQEMDSSNLGSSQLHGLATKHLHQKHLSR, encoded by the exons ATGGGGATAGATCTGGAGCAACCTTCAGGAGAATATCATAAGGAAGATAGAAGGCCCAATGTGAATGTTAATACGGTGGATGGTGGTGATGGAGGACATGAAAGAGATCAAATCATTGTGAATTCTCCTGACATTGGTGGGAATGGTTGTGAGAAGACTGGAACAGTTATAAATGGAAGAGTTCTTGATGgtagaaaaaaaccaaatgctGGAGATGGAATAAACTTGAACTCTGTGAAAGATGCAGAGCCCCATGATGGAATGGAATTTGAATCGAAGGATGAAGCATTTTCATTCTACAAAGAGTATGCTAAGTCTGTGGGATTTTCCACCATAACAAAAGCGAGCCGACGATCAAGGATATCTGGAAAATTTATTGACGCAAAGTTTGTGTGCACTAGATATGGGACCAAGCGGGACACCAGTACAATTGAATTGCCACAGCCTGTTTCAAATGCAGATGCTGCAACAAGCCTTCCTGTCAAGAGAAAACGTGGTAGAATAAATCAGTCTTGGTCAAAAACAGATTGCAAAGCTTGCATGCATGTTAAGAGAAGGCAGCAAGATGGAAGATGGGTTGTCCGCAGTTTCATAAAGGAGCACAACCATGAAATCTTTCCCGACCAGGCATATTACTTTCGCGGTCATAGGAATTTAAATCTGGGTAACGACAATGTTGATGCGTTGCATGCTATCAGGGCGAGGACAAAAAAATTGTATGTTGCAATGTCTAGACAATCAAGTGGGCATAGGAAACATGAGAACCTGAAGGGTGGTGTTACAAATCCATCTGGCAACACAAAGCATTTGGCTTTGGATGAAGGAGATGCTCAAGCTATGCTTGATCATTTTATGCATATGCAAGATGAGAATCCCAACTTCTTTTATGCAATCGATCTGAATGAAGAACAGCAGTTGAGAAATGTTTTCTGGGTTGATGCCAAAGGTAGGCTTGATTATGGAAATTTCGGTGATGTCATTTTCTTTGATACCACATATCTCAAGAACGAGTACAAATTGCCATTTGCTCCGTTTATTGGTGTTAACCACCACTTCCAGTTTCTGTTGCTTGGATGTGCATTAGTTGCTGatgaaactaaaacaacataTGTTTGGTTGATGCGAGCATGGCTTCGGGCAATGGGTGGTCATGCTCCAAGAGTGATACTCACCGACCAAGACAATGCCCTGAAAGAAGCTATTCAAGAGGTCTTTCCTAATTCACGCCATTGTTTTTGCTTGTGGCATGTATTCAGCAAGATTCCTGAGAAGCTGAGTTATGTGACAAGGCAGCATGAAAATTTCATGTTGAAATTTAAGAAATGCATCTTTAAGTCTTGGACCAGTGAACAGTTCGAAAAAAGATGGTGGAAAATGGTCGAGATATTCAATTTAAGAAATGACGTATGGTTTCAATCGTTGTATGAAGATCGTCAAAGATGGATACCGGTTTTCATGATAGACAACTTTTTGGCAGGGATGTCTACGACCCAGCGGTCAGAAAGTATAAACACTTTATTTGACAGATACATGCAAAGGAAAACCACCCTGAAAGAGTTTCTTGAACTGCAAAAAGCAATGCTACAAGAGAAGTTCGAAGAGGAAGCAAAAGCAGATTTTGAAACTTGGCACAAGCAACCAGGGTTGAAATCTCCATCACCCTTTGGGAAACAAATGGCCTCAATATACACACatgcaatatttaaaaagttccAGGTTGAGGTTTTAGGAGTCGTTGCTTGTCATCCTAGAAAAGAGACTGAAGATGGAGAAACCCAAACTTTCAAAGTTCAAGATTTCGAAGATAACCAATATTTCATTGTGGTGTGGAATGAGATGACATCATATCTATCTTGTTCATGCCGTTTGTTTGAGTTTAATGGTTTTCTTTGTAGACACGTGTTGATTGTTATGCAAATGTCAGGTCTGCACAGCATTCCATCTCAGTATATATTGAAACGTTGGACAAAGGATGCAAAGAGCAGACAAATTATGAGAGAAGAGTCAGATGTGGTCGAGTCCAGGGTTCAACGCTACAACGATCTTTGTCGACGGGCCTTTAAACTGGGTGATGAAGGTTCTTTATCTCAAGAGAGTTACAATATTGCATTCAATGCACTGGAAGAAGCTTTGAGAAAGTGCGAGAGTGttaataattcaattcaaaacataatagAACCAACTTCGCCCCCTTCAAACGGTCCTCTTGACTATGATGAAGTGAATCAAGCTCATGGTGCAACCAAGACAAATAAGAAGAAAGATACATCCAGAAAGAAGCAG GTACATCCAGACCCAGAGGTCATACCCATTCGGATGCATGATAGCTGGCAACAAATG GAACAACTAAACTCAAGGGTTCCAACTCTCGATGGGTATTTTGGCTCTCAACAAACTGGGCAGGGAATG ggACAACTAAATGCCATAGCTTCTAGTCGTGATGATTGTTATAGTAATCCACATAGCATGCAAGGGCTG GGACAATTGAATGCTACTGCACCAAATGATGATGCTCATTACATGATGCAACAAAGGATGCAAGGGATG GGGCAGATACAATTCAGACCGCAGACTATTCCCAGTTTTTTCGATGTGCAGGATGGTCTACAAGAAATG GACTCATCAAATCTGGGATCCTCTCAGTTGCATGGCTTGGCAACTAAACATTTGCATCAGAAACATCTATCTCGTTAG
- the LOC18097012 gene encoding protein FAR-RED IMPAIRED RESPONSE 1 isoform X2: MGIDLEQPSGEYHKEDRRPNVNVNTVDGGDGGHERDQIIVNSPDIGGNGCEKTGTVINGRVLDGRKKPNAGDGINLNSVKDAEPHDGMEFESKDEAFSFYKEYAKSVGFSTITKASRRSRISGKFIDAKFVCTRYGTKRDTSTIELPQPVSNADAATSLPVKRKRGRINQSWSKTDCKACMHVKRRQQDGRWVVRSFIKEHNHEIFPDQAYYFRGHRNLNLGNDNVDALHAIRARTKKLYVAMSRQSSGHRKHENLKGGVTNPSGNTKHLALDEGDAQAMLDHFMHMQDENPNFFYAIDLNEEQQLRNVFWVDAKGRLDYGNFGDVIFFDTTYLKNEYKLPFAPFIGVNHHFQFLLLGCALVADETKTTYVWLMRAWLRAMGGHAPRVILTDQDNALKEAIQEVFPNSRHCFCLWHVFSKIPEKLSYVTRQHENFMLKFKKCIFKSWTSEQFEKRWWKMVEIFNLRNDVWFQSLYEDRQRWIPVFMIDNFLAGMSTTQRSESINTLFDRYMQRKTTLKEFLELQKAMLQEKFEEEAKADFETWHKQPGLKSPSPFGKQMASIYTHAIFKKFQVEVLGVVACHPRKETEDGETQTFKVQDFEDNQYFIVVWNEMTSYLSCSCRLFEFNGFLCRHVLIVMQMSGLHSIPSQYILKRWTKDAKSRQIMREESDVVESRVQRYNDLCRRAFKLGDEGSLSQESYNIAFNALEEALRKCESVNNSIQNIIEPTSPPSNGPLDYDEVNQAHGATKTNKKKDTSRKKQVHPDPEVIPIRMHDSWQQMEQLNSRVPTLDGYFGSQQTGQGMGQLNATAPNDDAHYMMQQRMQGMGQIQFRPQTIPSFFDVQDGLQEMDSSNLGSSQLHGLATKHLHQKHLSR; the protein is encoded by the exons ATGGGGATAGATCTGGAGCAACCTTCAGGAGAATATCATAAGGAAGATAGAAGGCCCAATGTGAATGTTAATACGGTGGATGGTGGTGATGGAGGACATGAAAGAGATCAAATCATTGTGAATTCTCCTGACATTGGTGGGAATGGTTGTGAGAAGACTGGAACAGTTATAAATGGAAGAGTTCTTGATGgtagaaaaaaaccaaatgctGGAGATGGAATAAACTTGAACTCTGTGAAAGATGCAGAGCCCCATGATGGAATGGAATTTGAATCGAAGGATGAAGCATTTTCATTCTACAAAGAGTATGCTAAGTCTGTGGGATTTTCCACCATAACAAAAGCGAGCCGACGATCAAGGATATCTGGAAAATTTATTGACGCAAAGTTTGTGTGCACTAGATATGGGACCAAGCGGGACACCAGTACAATTGAATTGCCACAGCCTGTTTCAAATGCAGATGCTGCAACAAGCCTTCCTGTCAAGAGAAAACGTGGTAGAATAAATCAGTCTTGGTCAAAAACAGATTGCAAAGCTTGCATGCATGTTAAGAGAAGGCAGCAAGATGGAAGATGGGTTGTCCGCAGTTTCATAAAGGAGCACAACCATGAAATCTTTCCCGACCAGGCATATTACTTTCGCGGTCATAGGAATTTAAATCTGGGTAACGACAATGTTGATGCGTTGCATGCTATCAGGGCGAGGACAAAAAAATTGTATGTTGCAATGTCTAGACAATCAAGTGGGCATAGGAAACATGAGAACCTGAAGGGTGGTGTTACAAATCCATCTGGCAACACAAAGCATTTGGCTTTGGATGAAGGAGATGCTCAAGCTATGCTTGATCATTTTATGCATATGCAAGATGAGAATCCCAACTTCTTTTATGCAATCGATCTGAATGAAGAACAGCAGTTGAGAAATGTTTTCTGGGTTGATGCCAAAGGTAGGCTTGATTATGGAAATTTCGGTGATGTCATTTTCTTTGATACCACATATCTCAAGAACGAGTACAAATTGCCATTTGCTCCGTTTATTGGTGTTAACCACCACTTCCAGTTTCTGTTGCTTGGATGTGCATTAGTTGCTGatgaaactaaaacaacataTGTTTGGTTGATGCGAGCATGGCTTCGGGCAATGGGTGGTCATGCTCCAAGAGTGATACTCACCGACCAAGACAATGCCCTGAAAGAAGCTATTCAAGAGGTCTTTCCTAATTCACGCCATTGTTTTTGCTTGTGGCATGTATTCAGCAAGATTCCTGAGAAGCTGAGTTATGTGACAAGGCAGCATGAAAATTTCATGTTGAAATTTAAGAAATGCATCTTTAAGTCTTGGACCAGTGAACAGTTCGAAAAAAGATGGTGGAAAATGGTCGAGATATTCAATTTAAGAAATGACGTATGGTTTCAATCGTTGTATGAAGATCGTCAAAGATGGATACCGGTTTTCATGATAGACAACTTTTTGGCAGGGATGTCTACGACCCAGCGGTCAGAAAGTATAAACACTTTATTTGACAGATACATGCAAAGGAAAACCACCCTGAAAGAGTTTCTTGAACTGCAAAAAGCAATGCTACAAGAGAAGTTCGAAGAGGAAGCAAAAGCAGATTTTGAAACTTGGCACAAGCAACCAGGGTTGAAATCTCCATCACCCTTTGGGAAACAAATGGCCTCAATATACACACatgcaatatttaaaaagttccAGGTTGAGGTTTTAGGAGTCGTTGCTTGTCATCCTAGAAAAGAGACTGAAGATGGAGAAACCCAAACTTTCAAAGTTCAAGATTTCGAAGATAACCAATATTTCATTGTGGTGTGGAATGAGATGACATCATATCTATCTTGTTCATGCCGTTTGTTTGAGTTTAATGGTTTTCTTTGTAGACACGTGTTGATTGTTATGCAAATGTCAGGTCTGCACAGCATTCCATCTCAGTATATATTGAAACGTTGGACAAAGGATGCAAAGAGCAGACAAATTATGAGAGAAGAGTCAGATGTGGTCGAGTCCAGGGTTCAACGCTACAACGATCTTTGTCGACGGGCCTTTAAACTGGGTGATGAAGGTTCTTTATCTCAAGAGAGTTACAATATTGCATTCAATGCACTGGAAGAAGCTTTGAGAAAGTGCGAGAGTGttaataattcaattcaaaacataatagAACCAACTTCGCCCCCTTCAAACGGTCCTCTTGACTATGATGAAGTGAATCAAGCTCATGGTGCAACCAAGACAAATAAGAAGAAAGATACATCCAGAAAGAAGCAG GTACATCCAGACCCAGAGGTCATACCCATTCGGATGCATGATAGCTGGCAACAAATG GAACAACTAAACTCAAGGGTTCCAACTCTCGATGGGTATTTTGGCTCTCAACAAACTGGGCAGGGAATG GGACAATTGAATGCTACTGCACCAAATGATGATGCTCATTACATGATGCAACAAAGGATGCAAGGGATG GGGCAGATACAATTCAGACCGCAGACTATTCCCAGTTTTTTCGATGTGCAGGATGGTCTACAAGAAATG GACTCATCAAATCTGGGATCCTCTCAGTTGCATGGCTTGGCAACTAAACATTTGCATCAGAAACATCTATCTCGTTAG